CATTTTACAAAATCCCCTCAAATACTAAATTAACCATCTTTATCAATAAAATCTTTTATAAATTGTCCAAAAACATATCCTATCAATGATATAACAAAAGTAGAAAAAAAAGTATACTCGCCGGACTTTTTCATAACAATGCAGGCTAAAAACACAATACCTCCTTCTATCAATGCCAAAATCTCAGGCAAAATATGTTTCCATTTCAAAGCCCAGTCTTCTCCTTTAGATAATTTTGGTTCCCTTCCCGATTGTTTTTATTTCAACTCTACCATCTTCTGAGTAGAATATAATTGTTCTACCATAATTACCACCCGTATCTTCAGCAACAATTGGAATATTCAAATCAGCCAGAACTTTCTTTGCTGCCTCCACATTGCGCTTTCCAATGTTCATAAATTCACTTCTTGTTACTTCAAACATCTGTGCACCGCCTGCAAGCTTCGCAACCATATTTTTTTTGTTTGAACCAATACTCTCCATTTTTGAAATCAAAAGAGGAATGCCTGTATCAGCAAACTTTGCAGGATTACTGTTGTTTTTTACACCCCAGCTGTAGGGAAGCATTATATGTATCATGCCAATTATTTTATTCTTACCATCATAAATACAAACTCCAACACATGAGCCAAGACCAAGTGTGGTAAGTGCATTTGGATATTTTGCCACATTTAAATCTGCCATTCCCACTTTAATTGTTTCGATCATCTTCTATACTACTCCCAGTGCCCTTAGCATTTTTTTGTATGACTCTTCAGTTGGTATTAAAAAGAAATCAGCAATAATTCTGCTGCTTTGTTCAAAAATCTCTGTTTCTATATAAAGAGCAGTGTCTCCAGTCTCACCAAATTGAATTGCAGGAAAACTCAGTATCGCTCCTGCCATGTCTTCTGCAAGCTGCGGGACAGATTGAATCATTTTAAATCCTGTGAGTGTAGAAAGCGCTGTTAAATACGCCCCTGCCAAAATATTCCCTATTTCCATCAAAGCAGATTTTTCTATGTCAGTAAATTCACTATACTCATTTAAAGAGGTACCAAGGAGCATGTTTACCAGAACATGCGCTGATGCTTGCGACATCACAAGCATAATAAATCCGTCTATATCACCCTCAACATTCAAAAGTATACCTACAATTGGTATTTCTGCACCACCCAGAATCTCAGGCACCTGGCGCAAATCCACAATCTTAACAATAGGTACTTTCATATCAATGCGCTTTCCAATCATCATAGCAAGTGCAGAAATTGCATTGCCTGTCCCGATATTCCCAAGCTCTTTGAGAACATCCAGATACATCTCATTTATCTCGCTATTTGAAAAGTTCATAAAAATTAAACCTCCTCAGTCTTTTCAAACAACACATCTTCCAAGTTTATTATATTTATCAGCATATCGCCTTTTCTTGCGATTGAAAAAGTAAACTCATTCCTGTCTCTTGTAGCAGCATCAAAATCCTCCTTGGCAAGATAAACCACATCCAAAACCTCATCAATAATCAATCCTACCTTGAACTCATTTTTCCAGTTTATAATCAATATTCTGGTTTCATCACTAAATTCTTCTTTTGTTACCCCTATCTTCTCCCGCAGGTCAATCACAGGCACAATCTCCCCGCGCAGATTCACAACACCTTTTATATACTCTTTGGTATTTGGCACCCGCGTAATTGGCATCATCTTCTCAATGTTCTCTATAAAGCTCACCACAAGAGCGTAATATTCATCAGCCAACCTGAAAACAAGATATTGTTCCATATCTTATCCCACCTCTACTTCCTGTTTATACAACCAGTACATTGGGGTCAAGTATCATTGCAACAGACCCATCACCAAGTATTGTTGCGCCGGACACAAGCCTGACTCCCTCCAAGTATTTCCCGAGCGACTTGATAACTATATCCTGCTGACCTAAAAGCTTATCCACCACAATTCCAGTAAGCTTCTCCCCACGCTTTACTATCACAACTGTGTACTTCTTCCTGTCAGGATTCTCTTCAAGTCCCACAATTTTATGTAGATATTTTATTGGAATAACCTGATTTCGAAGCAGAATTATCTCCTTGCCCTTCTGCACAACTTTTATATCCTCTTTTGCAACATCAACTATCTCTTTTATCGAAGCAATAGGAATTGCATAAATCTCATCAGCCACAGTTACAAGCAGGGCTTGAATTATTGCCAGAGTCAAAGGAAGTCTTATTATAAACTTCGTACCCCTGCCTTTTTCACTCTTTACCTCAACCATCCCGCCAAGTTGCTCAATTTTGGTTTTAACAACATCAAGCCCCACACCTCTTCCCGAGAGGTTTGTAACCTTGTCCTTTGTGGAAAAGCTCGGTAAAAACAGTAAATCTATGATTTCCTGATCAGACAAGTCCAACTGGTCCTCTTTCAAAAGCCCTTTTTCAATGGCTTTTTTCCTTACCTTTTCTATATCAATTCCCTTGCCATCATCTTCAACCTCTATCACAACATTGTTGCCATCATGGTAAGCAGAGAGTTTTATAAGTCCGCTTCTTGGCTTGCCATTTTTCACCCTTTCCTCCGGATCCTCTATGCCATGGTCGGCCGCATTTCTCAAAAGATGAATTAGAGGGTCACCAAGCTCATCAACAATAGTCCTGTCAACTTCTGTATCCTCACCCGACATAACAAGCTCAAACTCTTTACCAAGCTCTCTTGCCAAATCTCTCATCATCCTTGGAAATCTTGAAAACACCCTCTCAACAGGCACCATTCTCACTTTCATCACAGCATCATGCAAACTTGTTGTAATTCTCTCTAAGTATTCTATTGATTCTTCGAACTGTCTGTCGCTATATTTTTTGGTTAGTCCTTCTATCCTGCTCTTTATGATTATAAGCTCACTAACCAGATTCATCAAAACATCCAATCTTTCTATATCAACCCTTACTGTCTGAGCTGTCTTTTTAGCAGCTTCCTGTTTCTGATCACGTACAACCTTAACAGTCTCTGTTATCGCACCAGTCTCCTGCTCTGTCACTTCCTGCTTTGCTTGCACTGCTATTTGCGATGTCTCTTTAATCTCTATCCCTTTTACTTCTCTTATCTCTGAAATGGACAGTATTCTATCTCTTATCTTTTCAAGCGATTCTTTGCTGACAATTGTAATACTAAATTCAAAATCAAATTTTTCATCCTCAATATCCTGCACAGATGGTTTTGAATGAATTATCTCGCCCAGCTCTTCAACAGCTTTGAAAACAAGATAAGCCCTGGCAGACTTTAAAAGACAATTCGGATCAAGTTCAACATCCAGCCTGTAAACATTAAATCCCTGCGAATTAGCTCTTTCAATAGCTCTAATGACAAATTCATCATACTCAAACTGAGCACCCTGGGTTTTATCTTTCAAAGCCACTTCTTCCTGTGGTCTGCCCAGAATACCATTTAAACTGTTCACAAGCGAAATATTCTGCTCAGACCCTTCTGTGCCTGTTGCCACAATTACATCCAGATATTCTTCCAGTGCATCAATGGTTTTGAAAAGCACATCCATTATATTACTATTTATTCTTAGTTTGCCATCGCGTGCTGCAGCCAGAACATTCTCCATGGCATGTGTGAGCTTTTGCATATTTACAAATCCCATTGTGCCCGCCATACCTTTTAAAGTATGAGCAGACCTAAAAATTTCATTGATGAGCTGCAAATCACCCGGATTTTCTTCTAACTTCAGCATGTTGTCGTTTAAACTCTGAATATGGTCCTTTGCCTCCTCTATAAACATACCTAAGTACTGAGATATATCCATAGCAATCATCACACTCCTTCTTAAACTGCAATAAAACTTTTTATTACAGTCCTTTGCGTTTTATCTTCTGCTGTTCTTTGAATATAAATCTTACAATCCTGTCTATCTCATTCTGCCTTGCCTCTATGAATTTGCATCCATACATAAATTTGTATGCATGATGATCTATCCTTTCCTTTCTCAGGATTTCGGCTTTCAACACAAGTTCTTCACTCTCAAGAGGAACTTTTGTCAGGATAATATCTTTTGGATTGAACTCCTCTGCTGCCAGAAAGCAAATGCCTCCACCGCTTATATCTCTGGTAATCGCCTTTACTATCTTACCTTCTGAAAAGTCGTTCTGGAAAGTTTCGTCAGTATTTTTTTCCTGCGGATTCAACAGCTTTACATATATGTCTAAATTTATTAGGAGTCTGAAAAACATGCGCCTCTGAATCTTCCGGATATCAGATATCTGTTTTATCTTTATCATATATTCTGGCTCTTTGAACCTGTCTTCAACTGTAGCGTCAAACAGCCACACGCCATCCGGCATCACTTTGTATACTCTAACAATTTCGTCAATATAAAAGGTTACATATATGCCTTCCTTAATAGGTGTAAACACATAAAAATACTCATCTTTTATATCGGCAATCTTGGAAACATATTGTACACCATTCTCCTCCCACGTGCGCCTGTCTATCCGTACAATCTCAATTTTATCCCCTACCTTAAAAATTCTTTGCATAAAAAACCCCCTTTTATTTATCGCTCTCTGAACATTTTAACCACACTTTCTACAAACCTTGCAAAGCCTCTTTGCCTGTCTTTGCTTACCATATCCTCATCATGGACAAGTTTTCTGGCAACCTGTTCTACCTGCTTTGAAATACTGCTCCTTTCATATGATATCATAAAGGGCACCTGTTTGATAACCGATTTTGATACAACAGCATCTTCCTCTATATAACCTATATATTCTACTTCGCGCTGCAAAAACCTTTTTATAACCCCGTTTAGCCTGAAAAAAATCTCCTCGGCTTCTTTTGAATTTTGCACTCTGTTTACCAAAATGTTTATTCTGCGTTCAAAATCCCTCCTGATAATAGCTTTTATTACAGCATATGCATCTGTAATGGATGTGGGCTCTGGTGTGGTCACAACAATTACCTCATCAGCCATCATAACAAACTCCATTACATTCTTTGAAATGCCTGCACCGGTATCAATCAATACAATGTCAAAGTATCTGTTAATAGCCTCTGCACATTCAACCAGCCTCAAAAGTCTCTCCTCATCTAAGTTGGCCAGGTCAACTATGCCAGAGCCACCCGAGATAAATTTAACCCCGTGCGGGCCTTCTTCAATCACCGACATTATCTCTTTTTTACCTTCCAGCACATCTTTTACGGTGAATTTTGGTGATGTCCCAAGAAGTACTTCCACATTTGAAAGACCCAGATCTGCATCTATTACAAGTACATTAATACCCATTTTCCCTAAAGCAATAGCTAAATTTACAGTCAGGTTTGTTTTGCCAACTCCACCTTTCCCACTTGTAATTGTAATTACTTTTGAGCCATTTTCCACATCCTGTACAGGCTTTTCAAAGGTATTCACTTTCATAACGAGATTTCTTAAACCTTGTGCCTGGTCTCTCATAAAACCTTACTCCCTATTATGAGTTTTGCAAAATACTCTGGATTAAACTGCTGTATGTCATCAGGAACATTTTGACCTGTTGTTACATATGCAATGGGTTTCTGGGTATAATGTCTTATATTCAATATATTCCCATAGCTTGATACCTCATCAACCTTTGTTATTATGACCTTATAATCCTCTATAAAAGAATATGAGTTTACTATCTCCCTAAAAATACCCGGCTGGGTGGTAGCACTCAAAAGCAAAAACACCTCATCGGGAGTTGCCTTTTTGAAAAACGCTTTTAGCTCATCCATATGTTCCTGATTTTTATGGCTTCTGCCTGCCGTGTCAACAAGTATTATATCAGAGTCCTCAAAACTTTTTATTATCTGGTCATATTCGTCCACCTCGTACCATACCCGAGTTTTAATGTTCATGATCTCGGCATAAGTTTTCAGCTGCTCAACAGCAGCAATTCTGTACGTGTCAGCTGTAATGAATCCCACCCTTTTGCCTTCTTCAAACATGAGCTTTGCAGCAATCTTGGCAATTGTTGTTGTCTTCCCCACACCGGTTGGTCCCACAAAAAACACAACCTGTGGCTTATTTGAATCAAGATTAAAATTCCAGGGCATCCCCAGCATGTTTTTTATCTCTCTGTACATACTGTTCACTATATTGTTTATTGAACCATCACCACTGACTTTGCTCAAAAGCTGGTCAAGAATATCATCTTCAACACCATTTCTTTTCAAATTCTCCCGCATCACATCCAAAAAGTTCCTCCTGGATGCTTCCTTTGTCTCAGGTTCCACATTTGTTTCTTTTATAACTTCTTTTATTGTCCTTTCCAAAGACTCTATCTTCTTCTCAAGCTCCTTTATTTGAGTCATCTGAAAGCTCAGAGCCAAATTTTCTGACTTTTTAATCTCCTCTTCCTTTTTTATCAGTTTTTCATCCTCACAGGCTGCAGTCACTTCTATAAGAGGCTTTTTGAAAAAACCCAGCAGTCCTTTTTGTCTCACCTTCTTTGTGGAAAGAATTACTGCATCTTTTCCAAGGTCTGCCTTTATTCTGATGAGAGCTTCCTGCATATCATGAGCCAAATACCTTTTTACCTTCATTTTCAGACTTCCACCATCCCAACAGATTTTATTTGCACACTGGGTAAAATCTCATTGTATGAAAGAACAACAACATCTGGAAAGACGTTCTCAATAAGCCTCCTGAAATAAATCCTAACAATCGGCGAACAGACCACGATAGGCTGCGAGGCACTGCTCAGAAGCTTTTCCAGAATATTGCTGAGATTATTGATAAGTCTCTGGATGTAGTCTGGAGGAAGATTTACAAAACTGCCCTGATCAGTTTTTTGAATAGAGTTCATGATAGCCTCTTCTACCTCAGGTGAAAGTGTTACAGCCTCCAAGGTATTACCCGGGACATACTTCTTTGTAATATACCTTGCCATTGCCTGTCTTACATACTCTGTGAGAATGTCCACATCCTTTGTAGTGGAAGCCCAGTCAGCAAGGGTCTCTAAGATTGTCACCATGTCTCTTATACTAATCCGTTCTTTGAGCAGATTTGCCAGAACCTTCTGTATCTCACCAATTGTCATCAACTTGGGAACAAGTTCGTCCACCAGCACAGGATTGGTTTCCTTCACATTGTCAATTAGCTTTTGCACATCCTGCCTTGTCAAAAGCTCATGTGCATGTCGCCTTATTATCTCTGTAAGATGTGTGGATATAATAGATGGAAGATCCACAACTGTATAACCTGCCATCTCGGCTTTCTCTTTCATTGAAGAAGGTATCCAGATTGCATCAAGGCCAAACGCCGGTTCTTTTGTAGCTATTCCCTGTATCTGTTCTGTTACAAACCCGGGATTTATAGCAAGAAGACTATCGCTTATAAGCTCTGCCCTTGCAACCTCTACACCTTTTATATTTATTCTGTATTCATAAGGACTCAGTGAAATATTATCTCTGAGCCTGATAGTTGGAACAATTATTCCAAGCTCGAGCGCAAGCTGTCTTCTTATCATTACAACACGTTCTAAAAGGTCACCACCCTGATCCCTGTCGGCTAAGGGAATTATACCATATCCAAATTCAACCTCAATCGGGTCAACATATAGAAGGTTCATCACATTTTCAGGCTTTCTCAGCTCTTCAATTTCCTTTTCCTCTGTTTTCTCAACCTCCATTGTCTCAATCCTCTTCAAGCTTGAATTCATCCTAAAACCCATTGACACCATGGTACCAGAGAGAATGAGAAGTGATAGCTTTGGCATCGTAGGAATAAGTGACAGTATCGCCAGAATCCCGCCAACAGTATATAGCACCTTTGGGTGATATTCAAAAAGCTGCCGGATTAAATTCTCTGAAAGCTTGCTCTCATCGGCTGCTTTTGTCACAACAATACCAGTTGCAGTTGATATCAAAAGAGCCGGAATTTGTGCTGCAATCCCATCACCAACAGAAAGCAAAAGATACTTCTGTATAGCCTCAGAAACATCTTCACCTCTCATTGCCACACCAATAATAAGACCACCAATTGCGTTTATAAACGTAATCAAAATGGCTGCAATGGCATCACCTTTTACAAACTTGCTCGCACCGTCCATTGCTCCATAAAAATCAGCTTCTTTTTGAATCTTGCTTCTTCGAACCCTCGCCTCTTCTTCGGTTATAATCCCGGCATTAAGATCTGCATCAACTGCCATTTGCTTCCCCGGCATAGCATCAAGTGTAAACCTTGCCGCAACCTCCGAAACTCGCTCTGCACCCCTTGTTATCACAATGAACTGTATAATGATAATTATAAAAAATATTATAACACCAACTACTATATTACTACCAATAACAAAGTTGCCAAATGTATAGACAATCCTAACATTCTCACCTTGCCCGGTTAATATCTGCCTTGTTGTTGAAATATTCAGAGAAAGCCTGAGCAGCGTTGTGAACAAAAGAAGCGACGGAAAAACAGAAAAATCCAGAGCTTCTTTTATATTTATGCTATTGAGAAAAATAACAAGTGCAAGTGCAAGGTTGACTGCTATCAAAACGTCAAGCAGGCTGGGCGGAACAGGAAGTATCATGGCAAGGACTATCACTATTGCAAATATCGAAATTGTGGCACCTTTAAAATTCATCTTACATTCACCTTCTGATAGTTCTTTAGACTGTATACATACGCCAGCACTTCTGCCACTGTTTGATAAAGCTCAGGGGGAATAAAATCACCAACCTCGCACATATTATAAAGGCTTCTTGCCAGGTCTTTGTTCTCCACAATCTCAATCCCATATTTTCTGGCTTCCTCTTTGATCTTCTGAGCTATATAATCCTTCCCTTTTGCAATAACACGTGGCGCATCAAACTTCTCGGGCTCATACAGAAGTGCAACAGCATAGTGCGTCGGGTTTGTTATAACAACATCTGCTTTTGGAAGCTGCTGAAACATCCTCTGAAGCGAAACCTTCCTTTGCCTTTCTCTTATCCTTGACTTTATCTGCGGGTTTCCCTCTGTCTGCTTGAACTCTTCTTTGACCTCTTCTTTGCTCATCATGAGTTTCCTTTCATATTGCAGCTTCTGGAAAATATAATCACCCACTGCCAGTCCAAAAAACATTACCGACATCCATAAAATGAGGTTTATCGCCGAGTTAAATGAAAACTTGATAACAGAGGTCAGGCTCATATCATACATCTCAAGCAGTTTATCTGCAAATGTTCTGGTATACAGATAACCTGTATATCCTATTATCACTATTTTCAGAATTGATTTTATAAGTTCAACAATAGAGTTAATAGAAAATATCCTTTTAAAGCCCTCAACAGGATTTATCTTTTGAAAGCTCATTTTCAAAGATTCAGTTGTAATCAAAAAACCGCTCTGCATCCATTCAACTAAAATCCCTATGGTCATTGCAGCAAGACAAAAAGGTAAAATCAGCTTTAATGTAATGGTTATTATACTTGAAAAAAGTTTGTTTGCATCGGCTATATCTTCAATACTATAGCTCAGGTTGCTGAAAAAATACCTGCTATAGCCTTTCATAGGATTTACAAAAAGAAAATAACCAAACTTCAAAAAAAGAACACCTGCAAGTAAAACAAAAGCAGAGGTAACCTCTCTGCTCTTTGCTACCATTCCGCGTTTTCTTGCCTCTTGTCTTTTACGAGGGGTTGCTTTTTCTGTTTTTGTAGCAGTGTCTGCAAATAGCTGAATATCAAAAACCAATCTCACTTAAAGCCCCCTCTCAAAGCTTCAAATGTATAGGTGCTGAGCCTATCAAGTAAAACAAAAATCATCTTGTTCATAATTGGAAGAACTGTCACAAGCACCAGAAAACCCAGAGCAATCTTGACCGGCAGCCCCACCATAAATACATTCATCTGTGGCACTGACCTTGACAATATCCCAAGTATAATATCAACTATAAGCATACTCATCAAAATAGGCAAACTAATCTCTATTCCAATCACAAACAGTTCTATAAAGAATGTCACAAATTTCTGTGAAATCCGAGGTAGAATACTATGATAATCCAATGGCACCAATTTATAACTGTACACAACTGCCCTTATCAAAATATGGTGATTATCAGTGGCAAAGAATATAACAAGCATGTACAGGTACAAAAAGTTTCCAAGCAGTGGCACCTGAACCTCATTCAGGGGGTCAATCACGTTTGCCATCCCAAAACCAATTGCATTATCAACAATCTGACCCGCAAGAAGAATTGTAGCAAATATCATGTATGATATAAACCCTATTACAAGCCCCACAACAAACTCCCTGGCAACTGTCAGGACAAACTGTATTAGATTCTGGGGCAAAACATAGTTAAAATTATACGACAGCATTACAATAATACTTAAAAAAAACGCAAAACCTATCTTGAAATATGCAGGAATATTTCTTCTTCCAAATATAGGAGATGCAATAAAAATCCCACTTATACGCGATAGAACAAGAAAGAGTATATATGAACTATCTAAAAGATAGTTAAAAATCTCCTCCATTTTTTATTTCCTTTACTTCACAAACTGGTTTATATTTGTTAAAAGGTATTTTGTAAATTCCACAGCCTTTGTAAGCATCCAGCTGCCAAATATTAAAAGCGAAATTGCAATTGCAATAAGCTTGGGTACAAATGTAAGAGTCTGCTCATTAATCTGTGTTGTTGCCTGCAAAACCGAAACAATTATCCCCACAACCATGGATACAATCAAAATGGGTCCCGCAATATAAAATGCAGTCAGTATTGCCTGTCTTGCAATCTCCAAAACAACCGATACATCCATTTAAAGCTTCCCCACACCTTTTTCTATTTAAAACTTCTAATAAGAGACTCAACAACAAGTCCCCAGCCGTCAACAAGTATAAAAAGCAAAATCTTAAATGGCAGAGAAATCATTACAGGTGGAATCATAAGCATTCCCATCGACATCAAAATACTTGCAACAACCATGTCAATTATTAAAAACGGCACATATATTATAAACCCCATCTCAAAAGCACTCTTGAGTTCACTTATAATAAAGGCAGGAATGACAACCCTCAAAGGCAAATTTTTAATATCTGTG
The Caldicellulosiruptor morganii DNA segment above includes these coding regions:
- a CDS encoding chemotaxis protein CheD, with product MIETIKVGMADLNVAKYPNALTTLGLGSCVGVCIYDGKNKIIGMIHIMLPYSWGVKNNSNPAKFADTGIPLLISKMESIGSNKKNMVAKLAGGAQMFEVTRSEFMNIGKRNVEAAKKVLADLNIPIVAEDTGGNYGRTIIFYSEDGRVEIKTIGKGTKII
- a CDS encoding chemotaxis protein CheC gives rise to the protein MNFSNSEINEMYLDVLKELGNIGTGNAISALAMMIGKRIDMKVPIVKIVDLRQVPEILGGAEIPIVGILLNVEGDIDGFIMLVMSQASAHVLVNMLLGTSLNEYSEFTDIEKSALMEIGNILAGAYLTALSTLTGFKMIQSVPQLAEDMAGAILSFPAIQFGETGDTALYIETEIFEQSSRIIADFFLIPTEESYKKMLRALGVV
- a CDS encoding chemotaxis protein CheW, which translates into the protein MEQYLVFRLADEYYALVVSFIENIEKMMPITRVPNTKEYIKGVVNLRGEIVPVIDLREKIGVTKEEFSDETRILIINWKNEFKVGLIIDEVLDVVYLAKEDFDAATRDRNEFTFSIARKGDMLINIINLEDVLFEKTEEV
- a CDS encoding chemotaxis protein CheA yields the protein MDISQYLGMFIEEAKDHIQSLNDNMLKLEENPGDLQLINEIFRSAHTLKGMAGTMGFVNMQKLTHAMENVLAAARDGKLRINSNIMDVLFKTIDALEEYLDVIVATGTEGSEQNISLVNSLNGILGRPQEEVALKDKTQGAQFEYDEFVIRAIERANSQGFNVYRLDVELDPNCLLKSARAYLVFKAVEELGEIIHSKPSVQDIEDEKFDFEFSITIVSKESLEKIRDRILSISEIREVKGIEIKETSQIAVQAKQEVTEQETGAITETVKVVRDQKQEAAKKTAQTVRVDIERLDVLMNLVSELIIIKSRIEGLTKKYSDRQFEESIEYLERITTSLHDAVMKVRMVPVERVFSRFPRMMRDLARELGKEFELVMSGEDTEVDRTIVDELGDPLIHLLRNAADHGIEDPEERVKNGKPRSGLIKLSAYHDGNNVVIEVEDDGKGIDIEKVRKKAIEKGLLKEDQLDLSDQEIIDLLFLPSFSTKDKVTNLSGRGVGLDVVKTKIEQLGGMVEVKSEKGRGTKFIIRLPLTLAIIQALLVTVADEIYAIPIASIKEIVDVAKEDIKVVQKGKEIILLRNQVIPIKYLHKIVGLEENPDRKKYTVVIVKRGEKLTGIVVDKLLGQQDIVIKSLGKYLEGVRLVSGATILGDGSVAMILDPNVLVV
- a CDS encoding flagellar brake protein encodes the protein MQRIFKVGDKIEIVRIDRRTWEENGVQYVSKIADIKDEYFYVFTPIKEGIYVTFYIDEIVRVYKVMPDGVWLFDATVEDRFKEPEYMIKIKQISDIRKIQRRMFFRLLINLDIYVKLLNPQEKNTDETFQNDFSEGKIVKAITRDISGGGICFLAAEEFNPKDIILTKVPLESEELVLKAEILRKERIDHHAYKFMYGCKFIEARQNEIDRIVRFIFKEQQKIKRKGL
- a CDS encoding MinD/ParA family protein, producing the protein MRDQAQGLRNLVMKVNTFEKPVQDVENGSKVITITSGKGGVGKTNLTVNLAIALGKMGINVLVIDADLGLSNVEVLLGTSPKFTVKDVLEGKKEIMSVIEEGPHGVKFISGGSGIVDLANLDEERLLRLVECAEAINRYFDIVLIDTGAGISKNVMEFVMMADEVIVVTTPEPTSITDAYAVIKAIIRRDFERRINILVNRVQNSKEAEEIFFRLNGVIKRFLQREVEYIGYIEEDAVVSKSVIKQVPFMISYERSSISKQVEQVARKLVHDEDMVSKDRQRGFARFVESVVKMFRER
- the flhF gene encoding flagellar biosynthesis protein FlhF yields the protein MKVKRYLAHDMQEALIRIKADLGKDAVILSTKKVRQKGLLGFFKKPLIEVTAACEDEKLIKKEEEIKKSENLALSFQMTQIKELEKKIESLERTIKEVIKETNVEPETKEASRRNFLDVMRENLKRNGVEDDILDQLLSKVSGDGSINNIVNSMYREIKNMLGMPWNFNLDSNKPQVVFFVGPTGVGKTTTIAKIAAKLMFEEGKRVGFITADTYRIAAVEQLKTYAEIMNIKTRVWYEVDEYDQIIKSFEDSDIILVDTAGRSHKNQEHMDELKAFFKKATPDEVFLLLSATTQPGIFREIVNSYSFIEDYKVIITKVDEVSSYGNILNIRHYTQKPIAYVTTGQNVPDDIQQFNPEYFAKLIIGSKVL
- the flhA gene encoding flagellar biosynthesis protein FlhA; protein product: MNFKGATISIFAIVIVLAMILPVPPSLLDVLIAVNLALALVIFLNSINIKEALDFSVFPSLLLFTTLLRLSLNISTTRQILTGQGENVRIVYTFGNFVIGSNIVVGVIIFFIIIIIQFIVITRGAERVSEVAARFTLDAMPGKQMAVDADLNAGIITEEEARVRRSKIQKEADFYGAMDGASKFVKGDAIAAILITFINAIGGLIIGVAMRGEDVSEAIQKYLLLSVGDGIAAQIPALLISTATGIVVTKAADESKLSENLIRQLFEYHPKVLYTVGGILAILSLIPTMPKLSLLILSGTMVSMGFRMNSSLKRIETMEVEKTEEKEIEELRKPENVMNLLYVDPIEVEFGYGIIPLADRDQGGDLLERVVMIRRQLALELGIIVPTIRLRDNISLSPYEYRINIKGVEVARAELISDSLLAINPGFVTEQIQGIATKEPAFGLDAIWIPSSMKEKAEMAGYTVVDLPSIISTHLTEIIRRHAHELLTRQDVQKLIDNVKETNPVLVDELVPKLMTIGEIQKVLANLLKERISIRDMVTILETLADWASTTKDVDILTEYVRQAMARYITKKYVPGNTLEAVTLSPEVEEAIMNSIQKTDQGSFVNLPPDYIQRLINNLSNILEKLLSSASQPIVVCSPIVRIYFRRLIENVFPDVVVLSYNEILPSVQIKSVGMVEV
- the flhB gene encoding flagellar biosynthesis protein FlhB, with the protein product MRLVFDIQLFADTATKTEKATPRKRQEARKRGMVAKSREVTSAFVLLAGVLFLKFGYFLFVNPMKGYSRYFFSNLSYSIEDIADANKLFSSIITITLKLILPFCLAAMTIGILVEWMQSGFLITTESLKMSFQKINPVEGFKRIFSINSIVELIKSILKIVIIGYTGYLYTRTFADKLLEMYDMSLTSVIKFSFNSAINLILWMSVMFFGLAVGDYIFQKLQYERKLMMSKEEVKEEFKQTEGNPQIKSRIRERQRKVSLQRMFQQLPKADVVITNPTHYAVALLYEPEKFDAPRVIAKGKDYIAQKIKEEARKYGIEIVENKDLARSLYNMCEVGDFIPPELYQTVAEVLAYVYSLKNYQKVNVR
- the fliR gene encoding flagellar biosynthetic protein FliR; translation: MEEIFNYLLDSSYILFLVLSRISGIFIASPIFGRRNIPAYFKIGFAFFLSIIVMLSYNFNYVLPQNLIQFVLTVAREFVVGLVIGFISYMIFATILLAGQIVDNAIGFGMANVIDPLNEVQVPLLGNFLYLYMLVIFFATDNHHILIRAVVYSYKLVPLDYHSILPRISQKFVTFFIELFVIGIEISLPILMSMLIVDIILGILSRSVPQMNVFMVGLPVKIALGFLVLVTVLPIMNKMIFVLLDRLSTYTFEALRGGFK
- the fliQ gene encoding flagellar biosynthesis protein FliQ, which codes for MDVSVVLEIARQAILTAFYIAGPILIVSMVVGIIVSVLQATTQINEQTLTFVPKLIAIAISLLIFGSWMLTKAVEFTKYLLTNINQFVK